The following DNA comes from Streptomyces pristinaespiralis.
TTCGCCGCGTTCCCGTACCGCGAATACTCGGAAGTCTTCTTCGGGAGCGAGCACAAGGTGCTGCGCGGCGGTTCGTTCGCCGTCGACCCGGTGGCCTGCCGGGGCACGTTCCGCAACTGGGACCTGCCCGTGCGCCGCCAGATCTTCTCCGGCTTCCGTACCGCACGGGACGCGCAGCAGCCCGCAGGCACCGACGTGGGCGGTCTCTGATGTGCCGTCATATCGCTTTCGTCGGACGGCCGGAGCCGCTGGCCGCACTGCTCGTCGAGCCCGGACACGGTCTGTTCCGACAGTCCTGGGCGCCGCGCCGGCAGCGCTACGGCACGGTCAACGCGGACGGCTTCGGGATCGGCTGGTACGCGGACGGCGACCCGGTGCCCGCCAGGTACCGGCGCTCGGGGCCGATCTGGGCGGACCTGTCCTTCACCGACCTGGCGCGCGTGGTGCGCAGTCACGCGGTACTCGCCGCCGTGCGGGACGCCACCGCGTCCGGCGCGGACGGCGAGGCGGCGGCGGCGCCGTTCGCCTCCGGGCCCTGGCTGTTCAGCCACAACGGCGCGGTGCGCGGCTGGCCGGCATCGATGGGCCCGCTCGCCGCCGCGCTGCCGGCGGAGGAACTGCTGTCGATGGAGGCGCGCAACGACTCCGCGCTGCTGTGGGCGCTGGTGCTGCGCCGGCTGCGCGAGGGCGACTCCCCCGCCCAGGCGCTCGCCGACACGGTCCGTGACACGGCCGCGGCCGCGCCCGGATCCCGGCTGAACCTGCTCCTGACGGACGGCACGGTGATCGCCGCGACCGCCTGGGGCGACACCCTCTGGTATCTCACCGAGCCCGGCCGGCGCACGGTCGTGGCCTCGGAACCGTACGACGACGATCCGCTGTGGCAGGAGGTGCCGGACCGGACGCTGCTGACCGCGACCCGCACCGACGTCCTGCTGACCGAGCTCAAGGAGCCGACCTAAGTGAGCCCGTTCCTGCTGACCCGTACCCTGCCCGAGGACGCGACCACCGCCGCGCTGAGGGCCGATGTGCTGCACGGCCTGACCCGTACGCCCAAGACCCTGCCGCCGAAATGGTTCTACGACACCCGCGGCAGCGAACTGTTCGAGGAGATCACCCGGCTCCCCGAGTACTACCCGACCCGCGCCGAACGGGAGATCCTCGCCGAACGGGCACCGGAGATCGCCGCGGCGACCGGGGCGCGGACGCTCGTGGAGCTCGGGTCCGGCTCGTCCGAGAAGACCCGGTTCCTGCTGGACGCCCTGCCCTCGCTGCACAGTTACGTCCCCGTGGACGTCAGCGAGAGCGCGCTGAACGGCGCGGCCGAGGCCCTGCTGGCCGATCATCCGGACCTGAACGTGCACGCCCTGATCGCCGACTTCACTCACGGGCCGACGCTGCCCGTGACGCCGGGACCGCGGCTGGTCGCGTTCCTCGGCGGGACGATCGGCAACCTCCTGCCGGACGAGCGGGCGCTCTTCCTTCGGTCCGTCCGGGCCATGCTGGACCCGGGCGACTTCCTGCTGCTCGGCACGGACCTGGTGAAGGACGAGGCGGTACTGGTGCGCGCGTACGACGACGCCGCGGGCGTCACCGCCGAGTTCAACAAGAACGTCCTCGCGGTGCTGGCGCGGGAGCTCGGAGCGGACGTGGATCCCGGCGACTTCGACCATGTGGCGCGCTGGGACCGCGACAACGAGTGGATCGAGATGAGACTGCGGGCCCGCTCCGCCCTCACCGTGAAGATTCCGGAGCTGGATCTGGTGGTGCCGTTCGAGCAAGGGGAGGAACTGCGGACGGAGGTGTCCGCGAAGTTCCGTCAGGACGGTGTACGCACCGAACTCGCCGCAGCGGGGATGGACCTGACGCACTGGTGGACGGACGGGGAGGGCAGGTTCGCGCTGTCGCTCGCGACGGCGAGCTGAGCGGCCCGCGCCAGTGAGCGGCGGTCGGGGCGGCTTCCGGGGAGGATCGGCGGCAGCAGCCGGATCTCCGCGGTGAGCCTCTCGGCCGCCGCGACCCGCCACAGGGAGGCGAGCAGCGGATCGTCGCCGACGAAGGCCGCCGCCCCGGTGGGCGTATACGCGATGTGTACGGGCTGGACGGCGGCGCCCGCGTCGAGGGCCGCCTGGAACGCGGCGGGCCGGAACCGTCCCTGGCCGCGCCCGCACCAGGTGGAGCCCTCGGGGAAGACCACGACACGGGCACCGCCGCGCAGGGCGTCCGCCATCGACGCCACGGCGGCGGGCAGGGCGCGCAGCCGGTCCCGTTCCAGGAAGAAGGTGCCGCCGCGGGCGGCGAGCGGCCCGAGGACCGGCCATGAGCGGACCTCGCTCTTGGCGAGCATCCGTCCCGGCAGGACGGCGGCGACCAGGGGGATGTCCAGCCAGGAGATGTGGTTGGCGACGACCAGTGAGGCCCGCAGGTCGTGCGGCACACCGACGACGTGTACCCGCACGCCGAACGCCCGCAGCACGGCACGCGACCAGCAGCGGGTCAGCCGGTGGCGGAAGGGGGCGCCGAGGAGTACGCCGAAGAGGGCCGCGAGAGGGGCGAGCAGCAGGCCGCAGCCCACGGTAGCGAGGCCCGCCAGGAGCCGGGCGAGGGCCTTGACCGGCCCGGCGGCGGGCCCGTGGCCTCTCGCGCAGCCCTCGGGCGTGCAGGGCGCGAAGGGGAGCCAGGCGCTCATCGCACGGGGGCGAGGGAGAGGAAGTGCCGCAGGTAACGCGGGTCCGTGCGGCGCAGCGACAGCAGCACGTAGAGGTCGGCGACGTTGAACTCGGGGTCGTGGGCGGGCGCCCCGCACACCCAGGCGCCGAGCCTGAGGTAGCCGCGCAGCAGCGGCGGCAGTTCGGTGCGGCCGGCGGGGCGGGTGACGCCCTCCGCGTTCCACAGCTTGTGCGGGGTGACCCAGTGCTCCTCGGGAGCCAGGTTCTTGGCCCGCACGGTGTCCCAGGTCGCGGCGGCGAGGGTGCCGCCGTCGGCGAGGGGGAGGGAGCAGCAGCCGGCGAGCCAGTTGTGGCCGGTGCGGGTCATGTAGCGGGCGAGGCCCGCCCAGATGAGGGCGATCACGGCGCCGTTGCGGTGCAGGGGGTGGACGCAGGAGCGGCCGACCTCGACGAGGTCGTCACGGATCGGGTCGAGGCGGGTGAGGTCGAACTCGCCCTCGGAGTAGAGGCGGCCGGCGACACGGGCGCGCTCGGGCGGCAGCAGCCGGTACGTGCCGACGACGTCCCCGGTGTCCGCCTCCCGCACGAGCAGGTGGTCGCAGTAGGCGTCGAAGGCGTCGGAGTCGAGACCCGGCTCGGGTCCGTCGAGCCTGGCGCCCATCTCTCCGGCGAACACCTGGTGGCGCAGGCGCTGCGCGGCACGCACCTCCTCCTCGTCACGGGCGAGCGAGACGAGGTAGCGGGGCTCCGCCTGCTGGGGCGGAACGGGAACGGACGGCGGGGCGGTGAGGGGAGCGGTCAGCGGGGCGGGGACGGCGAGCGGCGATGCGGGCATGGCGGTCTCCTGTGCCGGACGGAGGGACGGACCGCTGGTGCGGCGGCCCGGCTCCTTGTTTCTTCCGTGGCCGGCTGGATTCGACATGACCGCCCGGCGGAGAGCGGATGTGAGGACGCTGAATGCCGGGCAATGCGCGGCGGCTGCGCCGGGCCGCCGCGCCGGGCCGATGCGGGTCCGCGGTTCCGCAGGCGTGGCTCAGGCTCTCGGCTGCGCCCGTCGCCCGGGGCGTCGGCTCGGCTTCAGTGGTCAGGGACCGAGGATCCGGAGCCGTTGCCCAGGTCGTCCCGCTCCGGGCTCGTGGGACCGGGTCCCGTCGCTCCAAAGCGGGCTTCCGCCCCTCCCGTCAGGGCAGCAGCGCCGCCGTGATCCTGTCCGACGCCGCTCGGGCCGCGCGGGCCGGGTCCTGCCCCTGAAGGACGGCCGTCATGTACGGCTTGATGGGGTTGTCGGCCTCGACGGCGGCCCACTGGGGCGAGTTGGGAGTGGCCCGGCCCTTCGCGGCGCCGGCCGCCATCGCGGCCGTGCCTTCACTGCCCTCGATGACCCCCGCGAGCGTCGTCTTGTTGGGGACGTAGTTCATCGTGAGGGCGAGCTCGGTCTGCCATTCCTCGCTCGCGAGCGCCTTCACCACCTCGACGCCGGCGGATCTCTCCCGCGCGTTCTCGGGCACGATCAGGTCGGAGCCACCGATGAAGACGGCGCCCGGGGCCTCCGCCGTCCTGCCCGGTACGGGGAAGAAGCCCAGCTTCCCCTTGAGGGCGGGATTGGCCTTCTCTATGAGGGGCGCAGCGCTCGGCACGGCGATGATCTGCGCGACGTCGCCCTTGGCGAAGACGTCCGCCTGGGGAGGCGTCACCTCGTCGGCGTCCTTGGGCCCGTTGCCGTGCGACTGGAGCCGCTTGTAGAAGTCCATGCCGCGCAGGGCCGCCTTGGAGTGCAGGGCTCCCTCCCAGTTCCCGCCCTGTTCGACGGCCAGTTGTCCGCCCTCTTCCCAGACGAAGCCCGCGAGCGTGTACCAGTCCTGGCCGGAGAGGTAGATGCCCTGGCTGCCGGGGCCGTCGAGCTTTTCTGAGATCTCCAGCCATTCGTCACGGTCCTCGGGCGGCTCTGTGATGCCGGCCTGGGCGAAGAGGTCCTTGTTGTAGATGACGACACGGTTGGCCGCGTACCAGGGGATGCCGTACTGGGACCCGTTGATGCTGCCCGGTTCCGCCAGACCGGGCAGCCAGTCCTCGCTGCCGAGGTCACGGACGGATTCGAGGGTCAGGTCGCGCAGCGCGTCGCTCTCGGCGTACTGCGCGACCTGGGTGTTGCCGACCTCGATGACCTCGGGGGCGTCGTCGCTCTCGAGCGCCGCCATGACCTTCTTGCCGATGCCCGTCCACTCCTGGAAGGTCACCTTGAGGTCCACGGACGGGTGCTGTTTCTCGTACTCGGTGGTGAAACGTTCGAGGAACTCGTCAGAGACGCTGTCCTTCATGAGCCAGATGTCCACGGTGCTCCTGGAGGAACCGCCGGGGACCAGCCCGCAGCCGACGAGCGTGGCGGCGCACACGAGTGCGGCGGACAGGACGAGCGAGCGGTTCTTCACGTAGGTCACCTTCTGCGTGGCACGGAGAATGGACCCGACGTGGGGGGAAGCGCGCGGCGCTCGCACGGGTTGTGGCTGGATTTTGGTCTGTACCAAAGGTCCGGTCAAGTCCGGGAACGCACCGGGCCGCGGAACGGGGCGGGTGCGAGGACCGCACCCGCCCCTCACAAGGTCTTCACCCGGTGGCCGGAACGGTGTCCTCGAAGCCGACCCCCGCCGACCGGTACGCGGCGACCTTCGCAGCGGCCTGCGCGGGGGTGAGGACCTGGTCCTTGACGTGCAGCACGTAGTCGACCTTCTGGTCGTAGGAGCGGGGCGTGGTGCTGCCCTGGCCCGCCAGATCGATCAGCCACTGGTTGAAGTTGATGCTCATCGCGCGCTCGGGGAGGTAGCGGGCGTCGTGCCGGCCGAACTCCCGGCCGTCGACGTAGTAGACGATGCTGTTGTTGTCGATGGTGAGGACGAGGTCGTGCCACCCGGCGTAGCTCGCCCGGACCTCGGAGTGCTGGTTGACGGCCTCCCACGGGTCGGGCCGGTAGGTCTCCCACGAGGTGGTGTACAGGATGTTCGCGGGCTCGCCCCAGCCGCCGTTGGGCAGGTACTCGAAGTCGTACTCGGCGTAGTCGTCCGCCATCGGGGCCTTGAGGTCGTTGATGGTGAAGAACGTCTGGACGAGGTGGTCGCCGTCCGGGCCGGAGCGTGGGGCGTCCGAGAAGTGGACCCGGGCCGCGTAGGTGCCGTTCTTGAACTTCATGGCCTTGGTGAGGATCTCGGTGTGTTCGGTGGTCGCCCCGCTGCCCGCGGTGGAGGTCTCGAGGTTCATGATCGAGTTGGTCCCCTCCTTGGCAAAGGTGACGTTCTCGGGCGCCCAGGTCGCGCCGGGCACGCCGGGGCCGCCCGCGTTGGAGCGGACGCTCCAGCCGTGGGCGCCGATGGCCGGGTCGGTGTGCGAGGTGTAGTTGAAGTCGTCGAAGAGCGCGGGCCCGTCCGCCGGCGGGTCGGTGGGGTCCGTCGGATCGGTGGGGTCGGTGGGGTCGTTGCCGGCGGGGGCCGTGCCCCACACCGTCGGGCCGCCGACGCTCGCGGTGACCTTGGTCCAGTCACCGTACGAGGTGCGGCCGGGCCCGAAGGAGTAGTCGTCGCTCTGGTCGAGGGGCCGCCAGTCGGAGCGGTGGAAGCGCAGTTGCATGTCGCCGGTGTCCGCGCCCGGGGCGAGGGTGCCCGCACCCGCCCGGAACCCGATCTCCAGGTAGCGGTCCGCGTCGGCGGTGGGGGCGGCGAGCGTTCCGAACGTGCCGGTGATGTTCGCGCAGCCCCGCACCGCCCATGAGCAGGCGAAGGTGTAGGAGGCGCCGGCGTCGGCCTTGAAGTAGTAGCGGATACGGACCTCGCTCAGGGAGAGCGTGGTGCTGCCCGAGTTGACGACCTTGAACCACGGCTCCGCCTGGTCGCTGCCGCTCGAGCTCTGGCGGTACTGGACCCTCACCGAGGAGTCGGCGGCCGCGGCCGGCAGGGCGGACAGGGTGGCACAGCCGAGGCCGGCCACCACGGCGGCGGCCAGTGCGGCACGCGCCCGGAGGCCGGGGCGGGTACGGGGTCGGCCGGTACGCGCTGATGTGCTCATGCTGGTGCTGGTCACCTGGTTTTCCTCTCGGAAGGGGTGGTCGTGGGGGGTCGGCCCGGAACGCCGAGGGCGCCGAGCCG
Coding sequences within:
- a CDS encoding GNAT family N-acetyltransferase, translating into MPASPLAVPAPLTAPLTAPPSVPVPPQQAEPRYLVSLARDEEEVRAAQRLRHQVFAGEMGARLDGPEPGLDSDAFDAYCDHLLVREADTGDVVGTYRLLPPERARVAGRLYSEGEFDLTRLDPIRDDLVEVGRSCVHPLHRNGAVIALIWAGLARYMTRTGHNWLAGCCSLPLADGGTLAAATWDTVRAKNLAPEEHWVTPHKLWNAEGVTRPAGRTELPPLLRGYLRLGAWVCGAPAHDPEFNVADLYVLLSLRRTDPRYLRHFLSLAPVR
- a CDS encoding cellulose binding domain-containing protein, translated to MSTSARTGRPRTRPGLRARAALAAAVVAGLGCATLSALPAAAADSSVRVQYRQSSSGSDQAEPWFKVVNSGSTTLSLSEVRIRYYFKADAGASYTFACSWAVRGCANITGTFGTLAAPTADADRYLEIGFRAGAGTLAPGADTGDMQLRFHRSDWRPLDQSDDYSFGPGRTSYGDWTKVTASVGGPTVWGTAPAGNDPTDPTDPTDPTDPPADGPALFDDFNYTSHTDPAIGAHGWSVRSNAGGPGVPGATWAPENVTFAKEGTNSIMNLETSTAGSGATTEHTEILTKAMKFKNGTYAARVHFSDAPRSGPDGDHLVQTFFTINDLKAPMADDYAEYDFEYLPNGGWGEPANILYTTSWETYRPDPWEAVNQHSEVRASYAGWHDLVLTIDNNSIVYYVDGREFGRHDARYLPERAMSINFNQWLIDLAGQGSTTPRSYDQKVDYVLHVKDQVLTPAQAAAKVAAYRSAGVGFEDTVPATG
- the egtC gene encoding ergothioneine biosynthesis protein EgtC, translating into MCRHIAFVGRPEPLAALLVEPGHGLFRQSWAPRRQRYGTVNADGFGIGWYADGDPVPARYRRSGPIWADLSFTDLARVVRSHAVLAAVRDATASGADGEAAAAPFASGPWLFSHNGAVRGWPASMGPLAAALPAEELLSMEARNDSALLWALVLRRLREGDSPAQALADTVRDTAAAAPGSRLNLLLTDGTVIAATAWGDTLWYLTEPGRRTVVASEPYDDDPLWQEVPDRTLLTATRTDVLLTELKEPT
- a CDS encoding extracellular solute-binding protein; protein product: MKNRSLVLSAALVCAATLVGCGLVPGGSSRSTVDIWLMKDSVSDEFLERFTTEYEKQHPSVDLKVTFQEWTGIGKKVMAALESDDAPEVIEVGNTQVAQYAESDALRDLTLESVRDLGSEDWLPGLAEPGSINGSQYGIPWYAANRVVIYNKDLFAQAGITEPPEDRDEWLEISEKLDGPGSQGIYLSGQDWYTLAGFVWEEGGQLAVEQGGNWEGALHSKAALRGMDFYKRLQSHGNGPKDADEVTPPQADVFAKGDVAQIIAVPSAAPLIEKANPALKGKLGFFPVPGRTAEAPGAVFIGGSDLIVPENARERSAGVEVVKALASEEWQTELALTMNYVPNKTTLAGVIEGSEGTAAMAAGAAKGRATPNSPQWAAVEADNPIKPYMTAVLQGQDPARAARAASDRITAALLP
- a CDS encoding lysophospholipid acyltransferase family protein — its product is MSAWLPFAPCTPEGCARGHGPAAGPVKALARLLAGLATVGCGLLLAPLAALFGVLLGAPFRHRLTRCWSRAVLRAFGVRVHVVGVPHDLRASLVVANHISWLDIPLVAAVLPGRMLAKSEVRSWPVLGPLAARGGTFFLERDRLRALPAAVASMADALRGGARVVVFPEGSTWCGRGQGRFRPAAFQAALDAGAAVQPVHIAYTPTGAAAFVGDDPLLASLWRVAAAERLTAEIRLLPPILPGSRPDRRSLARAAQLAVASDSANLPSPSVHQCVRSIPAAASSVRTPS
- the egtD gene encoding L-histidine N(alpha)-methyltransferase, which gives rise to MSPFLLTRTLPEDATTAALRADVLHGLTRTPKTLPPKWFYDTRGSELFEEITRLPEYYPTRAEREILAERAPEIAAATGARTLVELGSGSSEKTRFLLDALPSLHSYVPVDVSESALNGAAEALLADHPDLNVHALIADFTHGPTLPVTPGPRLVAFLGGTIGNLLPDERALFLRSVRAMLDPGDFLLLGTDLVKDEAVLVRAYDDAAGVTAEFNKNVLAVLARELGADVDPGDFDHVARWDRDNEWIEMRLRARSALTVKIPELDLVVPFEQGEELRTEVSAKFRQDGVRTELAAAGMDLTHWWTDGEGRFALSLATAS